A stretch of the Cucurbita pepo subsp. pepo cultivar mu-cu-16 chromosome LG16, ASM280686v2, whole genome shotgun sequence genome encodes the following:
- the LOC111777363 gene encoding trans-resveratrol di-O-methyltransferase-like, whose product MLESKIPPANAVMLKWILHNWDDEQSIKILKKCKDAIPSRAEGGKLIIIDMVLDNEVEDRESTETQLFFDVLMMSDLNGMERNEREWKNLFMEAGFSDYTIVSKLGLRSLIEVYP is encoded by the exons ATGCTTGAATCAAAAATCCCTCCCGCAAATGCTGTTATGCTCAAG TGGATATTACACAATTGGGATGATGAACAAAGCATTAAGATATTGAAGAAGTGTAAAGATGCAATTCCAAGCAGAGCTGAAGGTGGAAAATTGATCATCATAGACATGGTGTTGGACAACGAAGTAGAGGACAGGGAGTCCACTGAAACTCAACTGTtctttgatgttttgatgatgtCCGATCTAAACGGCATGGAGAGAAACGAGAGAGAATGGAAGAATCTGTTTATGGAAGCAGGTTTCAGTGATTACACCATAGTTTCTAAGTTGGGTTTAAGGTCACTTATTGAGGTGTACCCTTAA
- the LOC111777362 gene encoding rac-like GTP-binding protein RAC2 — MSTARFIKCVTVGDGAVGKTCMLISYTSNTFPTDYVPTVFDNFSANVVVDGSTVNLGLWDTAGQEDYNRLRPLSYRGADVFLLAFSLISKASYENISKKWIPELRHYAPTVPIVLVGTKHDLRDDKQFLTSHPGAVPITTAQGEELKKAIGAAGYIECSSKTQQNVKAVFDAAIKVVLQPPKPKRKRRKARKCVFL; from the exons ATGAGTACGGCTCGATTCATCAAGTGTGTCACTGTTGGAGATGGGGCTGTGGGGAAGACTTGCATGCTTATCTCATACACTAGCAACACTTTCCCAACT GACTATGTACCCACcgtttttgataatttcagtGCTAATGTAGTGGTCGATGGTAGCACCGTCAACCTGGGGCTTTGGGACACTGCCG GACAGGAAGATTACAACAGGCTGAGGCCTTTGAGTTATAGAGGAGCAGATGTGTTTCTGTTGGCCTTTTCTCTAATCAGCAAAGCTAGCTATGAAAACATCTCCAAGAAG TGGATCCCTGAGCTGCGGCATTATGCCCCGACTGTCCCAATTGTTCTTGTTGGAACCAAACATG ATTTACGGGACGATAAGCAGTTTCTGACTAGCCATCCCGGTGCGGTACCGATCACGACAGCGCAG GGTGAAGAACTGAAGAAAGCAATTGGTGCAGCTGGTTACATAGAATGCAGCTCAAAAACACAGCAG AATGTCAAAGCTGTGTTTGATGCTGCCATCAAGGTTGTTCTACAGCCACCGAAACCGAAGAGAAAGCGACGAAAGGCCAGAAAATGTGTGTTTCTTTAA
- the LOC111777040 gene encoding probable O-methyltransferase 3 encodes YLLLNXATIASLGALSGWLCSSDQDHNSSSFEMANGKSMWDYSAQEPSFGNFFHQAMVCDSELLGRIVIEKCSGVFEGLKSLVDVGGGTGVMANAIAEAFPHITCSVFDLPQVVSNQQRTAKNLSFIGGDMLESKIPPANAVMLKWILHNWDDEQSIKILKKCKDAIPSRAEGGKLIIIDMVLDNEVEDRESTETQLFFDVLMMSDLNGMERNEREWKNLFMEAGFSDYTIVSKLGLRSLIEVYP; translated from the exons TATTTGCTGCTTAATTANGCTACAATTGCTTCTTTGGGAGCTTTGAGCGGTTGGCTTTGTAGCTCAGATCAAGACCATAACTCCAGTTCCTTTGAAATGGCAAACGGGAAGTCCATGTGGGATTACTCTGCTCAGGAACCAAGTTTTGGCAATTTCTTTCATCAGGCAATGGTTTGCGATTCTGAATTGCTTGGTAGAATAGTGATTGAGAAGTGTAGCGGAGTGTTTGAAGGGTTGAAGTCATTGGTTGATGTTGGTGGTGGCACAGGCGTTATGGCCAACGCTATTGCAGAGGCCTTCCCGCACATCACTTGCTCTGTATTTGATCTCCCACAAGTGGTTTCCAACCAGCAACGAACTGCAAAAAACTTGAGCTTTATTGGAGGAGACATGCTTGAATCAAAAATCCCTCCCGCAAATGCTGTTATGCTCAAG TGGATATTACACAATTGGGATGATGAACAAAGCATTAAGATATTGAAGAAGTGTAAAGATGCAATTCCAAGCAGAGCTGAAGGTGGAAAATTGATCATCATAGACATGGTGTTGGACAACGAAGTAGAGGACAGGGAGTCCACTGAAACTCAACTGTtctttgatgttttgatgatgtCCGATCTAAACGGCATGGAGAGAAACGAGAGAGAATGGAAGAATCTGTTTATGGAAGCAGGTTTCAGTGATTACACCATAGTTTCTAAGTTGGGTTTAAGGTCACTTATTGAGGTGTACCCTTAA
- the LOC111777620 gene encoding basic leucine zipper 6-like isoform X1: MPNLPPKFPNFNTPNPPAHDDFLSFSSPRQSLHHRSVSDSIAFLETPTMNQTILGSAAPSNNNAFDAFDEDDQPTSSEAHNDGITDSKRVKRILANRQSARRSRVRKLQYITELEQSISTLQAEVSMLSPQVAFLDQQRLLLNVDNSALKQRIASLSQDNIFKDGCAAHEEALKREIERLGQLYHRQQKNRRMDSNGPSPVAANEPISPGDKNQRLLYV, from the exons ATGCCAAATTTGCCTCCCAAATTCCCAAACTTCAACACTCCAAATCCCCCTGCACACGACGACTTCCTTTCCTTCTCGTCCCCTCGACAAAGTCTCCACCATCGGTCCGTTAGTGACTCGATCGCCTTCCTCGAAACGCCGACGATGAATCAAACCATTTTAGGCTCGGCTGCACCATCCAACAATAATGCATTTGATGCCtttgatgaagatgatcaGCCAACTTCTTCCGAGGCACATAACGATGGAATCACTGACTCGAAACGAGTCAAGAG AATCTTGGCAAACAGACAATCTGCACGAAGATCACGGGTGAGAAAGCTGCAATATATTACAGAACTGGAACAGAGTATCAGTACATTACAG GCCGAAGTTTCAATGTTGTCACCACAAGTAGCATTTCTAGATCAACAACGACTGCTTCTAAACGTGGACAATAGTGCTTTGAAGCAAAGAATTGCCTCCCTCTCCCAAGACAACATTTTCAAAGATg gatgtgcAGCCCATGAAGAAGCATTGAAGAGGGAAATAGAGAGATTAGGGCAATTATACCATCGGCAACAGAAGAATCGGAGAATGGATAGCAATGGGCCGTCGCCGGTAGCAGCCAACGAACCCATATCTCCGGGAGATAAAAACCAGAGGCTTCTCTATGTTTGA
- the LOC111777620 gene encoding basic leucine zipper 6-like isoform X2, giving the protein MPNLPPKFPNFNTPNPPAHDDFLSFSSPRQSLHHRSVSDSIAFLETPTMNQTILGSAAPSNNNAFDAFDEDDQPTSSEAHNDGITDSKRVKRILANRQSARRSRVRKLQYITELEQSISTLQAEVSMLSPQVAFLDQQRLLLNVDNSALKQRIASLSQDNIFKDAHEEALKREIERLGQLYHRQQKNRRMDSNGPSPVAANEPISPGDKNQRLLYV; this is encoded by the exons ATGCCAAATTTGCCTCCCAAATTCCCAAACTTCAACACTCCAAATCCCCCTGCACACGACGACTTCCTTTCCTTCTCGTCCCCTCGACAAAGTCTCCACCATCGGTCCGTTAGTGACTCGATCGCCTTCCTCGAAACGCCGACGATGAATCAAACCATTTTAGGCTCGGCTGCACCATCCAACAATAATGCATTTGATGCCtttgatgaagatgatcaGCCAACTTCTTCCGAGGCACATAACGATGGAATCACTGACTCGAAACGAGTCAAGAG AATCTTGGCAAACAGACAATCTGCACGAAGATCACGGGTGAGAAAGCTGCAATATATTACAGAACTGGAACAGAGTATCAGTACATTACAG GCCGAAGTTTCAATGTTGTCACCACAAGTAGCATTTCTAGATCAACAACGACTGCTTCTAAACGTGGACAATAGTGCTTTGAAGCAAAGAATTGCCTCCCTCTCCCAAGACAACATTTTCAAAGATg CCCATGAAGAAGCATTGAAGAGGGAAATAGAGAGATTAGGGCAATTATACCATCGGCAACAGAAGAATCGGAGAATGGATAGCAATGGGCCGTCGCCGGTAGCAGCCAACGAACCCATATCTCCGGGAGATAAAAACCAGAGGCTTCTCTATGTTTGA
- the LOC111777361 gene encoding ras-related protein RABA1f-like, translating to MGAYRADDDYDYLFKVVLIGDSGVGKSNLLSRFTRNEFSLETKSTIGVEFATRSIRVDDKIVKAQIWDTAGQERYRAITSAYYRGAVGALIVYDVTRHVTFENVERWLKELRGHTDHNIVIMLVGNKADLRHLRAVSTEDAQAFAERERTYFMETSALESFNVENSFTEVLTQTYRVVSRKILDIGDDPTVLPKGQTIDIGSKDDVSAVKKAGCCSS from the exons ATGGGCGCTTACAGAGCCGATGATGATTACGATTACCTGTTCAAGGTGGTGCTGATCGGCGACTCCGGCGTCGGAAAATCCAATCTCTTGTCCCGTTTCACTCGAAACGAATTCAGCCTCGAGACCAAATCGACCATCGGGGTTGAATTCGCGACTCGTAGTATTCGCGTCGATGACAAGATCGTCAAGGCTCAGATTTGGGACACTGCCGGCCAAGAAAG GTACCGAGCGATTACGAGCGCGTATTATAGAGGAGCGGTAGGAGCATTGATAGTGTACGACGTGACGAGGCACGTGACATTTGAGAATGTGGAGAGATGGCTGAAGGAGTTAAGAGGGCACACGGATCACAACATAGTGATAATGCTGGTAGGGAACAAAGCGGATTTGCGGCACCTGAGGGCAGTGTCGACGGAGGACGCGCAGGCATTTGCAGAGAGGGAGAGAACATATTTCATGGAGACATCAGCATTAGAGTCATTCAACGTCGAGAATTCCTTCACGGAGGTTCTCACGCAGACCTACAGAGTGGTGAGCAGGAAGATCCTTGACATTGGAGATGACCCGACAGTCCTGCCTAAGGGACAGACCATTGACATTGGCTCCAAGGATGATGTCTCTGCCGTTAAGAAGGCTGGCTGCTGTTCTTCATAA
- the LOC111777742 gene encoding ervatamin-B-like codes for MEAYKTIWNMGLTSLILWVVCTPSMASMATDSPSNGLQDRYKKWMNKHSREYKSREEQERRFTVYQLNVQYIDNFNSLNHSYTLAENSFADLTNDEFKTTYLGYQTHCLPDTCFRYEHVNSLPTHVDWRMEDAVTPIKDQGQCGSCWAFSAVAAVEGIHKIRTGKLESLSEQELVDCDIISGNQGCDGGFMNKAFEYIKRSGLTTEREYPYRGIEAFCNTQKVRYHSVTISGYEKVPMNNEKKLKAAVANQPVSVAIDAGGYDFQFYSSGIFSGSCGKQLNHGVAIVGYGEVGDNTYWLVKNSWGTEWGESGYIRMKRDSIDKRGACGIAMEASYPIKD; via the exons ATGGAAGCATATAAAACGATTTGGAACATGGGTTTAACGTCCCTGATTCTCTGGGTTGTCTGCACACCCTCAATGGCATCCATGGCAACGGACAGCCCCTCCAATGGCTTACAAGACAGGTACAAGAAATGGATGAATAAACACAGCCGAGAGTACAAGAGCAGAGAGGAGCAGGAACGGAGATTCACAGTTTATCAGCTGAATGTTCAGTACATTGACAACTTCAATTCACTGAATCATTCATATACTCTTGCTGAAAATAGCTTTGCAGACCTCACAAATGATGAGTTTAAGACAACTTATTTGGGGTATCAAACTCATTGCCTGCCTGATACATGCTTCAGATATGAACATGTTAATAGCTTGCCTACTCATGTCGACTGGAGAATGGAAGATGCCGTTACTCCGATAAAGGATCAAGGCCAATGCG GGAGTTGCTGGGCATTCTCTGCAGTAGCAGCAGTGGAAGGCATCCACAAAATAAGAACAGGAAAGTTAGAGTCTTTATCAGAGCAAGAGCTTGTGGACTGTGATATCATCTCAGGGAACCAGGGCTGCGATGGCGGATTCATGAACAAAGCGTTTGAGTACATCAAGAGAAGTGGGCTGACAACAGAGAGAGAATATCCATACAGAGGAATTGAAGCTTTTTGCAACACACAAAAAGTGAGATACCACTCTGTGACAATAAGTGGGTATGAAAAAGTACCTATGAACAAcgagaagaaattgaaagcTGCTGTTGCTAATCAGCCAGTTTCTGTAGCCATTGATGCAGGGGGATAtgactttcaattctattCTAGTGGTATCTTCTCAGGTAGCTGTGGGAAGCAGCTCAATCATGGAGTGGCAATCGTTGGGTATGGGGAAGTTGGGGATAATACTTACTGGCTTGTCAAGAACTCGTGGGGGACTGAGTGGGGTGAATCTGGGTACATAAGGATGAAGCGTGATTCGATTGATAAGCGAGGTGCCTGTGGCATAGCCATGGAGGCTAGCTACCCGATCAAAGACTGA
- the LOC111777358 gene encoding transcription factor VOZ1-like, giving the protein MPKGLKSKCHSTSHQLLKEKAKNRVNDLQGIFTNLQNARKESRTTDIAVLEEQVHQMLREWNAELNEPSPSSSFVEGSLGSFSQELARLLEHCDEQDDATSTMAEPKTEPELHCVLASKPSNFVQDSFGFPELQQHSFLGFEECQVSSPVLQNYSFYKSDMATQPNCQSFEVDKNFEQNTVVSKDDVSTLDCHALNSHQEFDYGVLVGPYDAGDFSQDTKSGILPTISPPPSAFMGPICALWDCFRPAQGSKWCLDYCSSCHSVLAINEGLPGMTPILRPGGIGLKDGPLFAALRAKTRTKEVGIPICDGAATRKSPWNAPELFDISFLEGETIREWLYFDKPRRAFESGNRKQRSLPDYNGRGWHESRKQVMKEFGGQKKSYYMDPQPSSSLEWHLYEYDITDYDSFALYRLELKHADAKKSPKGKLTADPLADLQKKMGRLTAEGPVELGQLIKAKSTSTTMANNKADNVSINLSPHHQNMSNTN; this is encoded by the exons ATGCCGAAGGGTTTGAAGAGTAAATGTCATTCTACGTCTCATCAGCTTTTGAAGGAAAAAGCAAAGAATCGTGTTAATGATCTTCAAGGGATATTCACTAATCTTCAAAATGCACGAAAGGAGAGTCGTACTACTGATATCGCTGTCTTGGAGGAGCAAGTCCATCAAATGCTTAGGGAGTGGAATGCTGAGCTTAATGAACCATCGCCTTCCTCTTCATTTGTT GAGGGTAGTCTTGGATCGTTCTCGCAAGAACTAGCCCGTCTTCTTGAGCATTGTGATGAGCAAGATGATGCAACTAGTACAATGGCTGAACCAAAGACTGAGCCTGAACTCCATTGCGTTCTTGCCAGCAAACCGTCAAATTTTGTTCAG GATAGTTTTGGTTTTCCGGAGCTCCAACAGCATAGTTTTCTAGGATTTGAAGAGTGCCAAGTCTCTTCTCCAGTTCTACAGAATTATTCATTTTACAAATCTGACATGGCTACTCAGCCTAATTGTCAAAGTTTCGAAGTAGATAAAAACTTTGAGCAGAACACAGTAGTCAGTAAGGATGATGTGTCTACTTTGGATTGCCATGCATTGAATTCACACCAAGAGTTCGACTATGGGGTTCTTGTTGGGCCATATGATGCGGGAGACTTTAGTCAGGACACAAAGTCCGGTATTCTCCCAACTATCTCACCCCCACCGTCTGCTTTTATGGGCCCGATATGTGCTCTCTGGGATTGTTTCAGACCTGCTCAAGGATCCAAATGGTGCCTGGACTATTGCAGTAGTTGTCATTCTGTTCTTGCAATAAATGAAGGCCTTCCAGGAATGACTCCAATATTGCGCCCTGGAGGCATTGGCTTAAAGGATGGTCCATTGTTTGCTGCTCTTCGTGCAAAGACACGGACCAAAGAAGTTGGAATACCCATATGTGATGGTGCTGCAACAAGGAAATCCCCATGGAATGCTCCTG AGCTTTTTGATATTTCGTTTCTTGAGGGGGAGACAATCAGGGAATGGCTCTACTTCGACAAGCCTAGACGGGCCTTTGAGAGTGGCAATCGAAAGCAAAGGTCATTGCCAGATTACAATGGGCGTGGTTGGCATGAATCAAGGAAGCAGGTGATGAAGGAGTTCGGTGGTCAGAAGAAGTCTTATTACATGGATCCACAGCCATCAAGCTCTCTTGAATGGCATTTGTACGAATACGATATCACAGATTATGATTCATTCGCATTATATAGGCTGGAACTCAAGCATGCTGATGCAAAGAAGAGTCCAAAGGGAAAACTGACAGCTGATCCTCTGGCTGATCTGCAGAAGAAGATGGGAAGGCTTACTGCAGAGGGGCCTGTTGAGCTTGGACAACTTATTAAAGCTAAGAGTACGAGTACAACGATGGCGAATAATAAGGCTGATAATGTAAGTATCAATCTTTCTCCACATCATCAGAATATGTCTAACACTAACTGA